One Brassica napus cultivar Da-Ae chromosome A1, Da-Ae, whole genome shotgun sequence genomic region harbors:
- the LOC106449195 gene encoding protein SABRE-like isoform X5: MYDCLFREAESSVVEIMKVDVVSFIYIPIQPVLPIRAEVDIKLGGTRCNLFISRLQPWLRLHFLKKKKLVLQGPTHTLGKSKAADTKAIMWTGTVSAPEMTVMLYGIDGSPMYHFCSQSSHVFANNISSTGTAVHVELGELNLHLADEYQECFKENLFGIEPNSGSLMHIAKLSLDWGRSDRTSSDEVGCRSKLVLSVDVTGMGIYFSFKRVESLITNAMSFKALFKTLSVSGKKMNQTGGVQPSKGSGKGTRLVNLNLERCCVNFCDDTGLDNTLIDDPKTVNYGSQGGRVTFSSLADGRLRTASIQSTASKECKRLKYSVSLEISHFRLCLNKDKHSTQMELGRAMSIYQEYLEEHKPCSKVKLFDMHNAKLVRRSGGLNEIGVCSLFSATDISLGWEPDVHLSFYELFLRLKSLVFAQRLKEHERECISSVKDGGTGEEINLSNSVDKQKKKESMFAIDVETLTISAEVGDGVEVKLEAQSIFSENACIGVLLEGLILAFNGSRVFKTTRMQISRVPSASSSLSDAVPVMTGGPWDWVVQGLDVHICMPHKLQLRAIDDSIEDMLRALRLITVAKGKNIFPGKRETSKPKSKKSSPKFGRIRFCIRRLTADIEEEPIQGWLDEHYHLVKKEACELAVRLKFLEDFIHKTTQSSKGAETSDPSDERKMLFDGVEIDVKDPLAINKVKDEIHKRSFQSYYQACQGLAPSEGSGACREGFQAGFKPSAARTSLLSVCATDFDLSLTAVHGGDVGLMEVLKKLDPICQENDVPFSRLYGSNVDLKTGSLVVQLRNYTLPLLSGTSGKCEGRIVLAQQATCFQPQISQDVYVGRWRKVRMFRSATGTTPPMKTYSDLRIHFQQGQVSFGVGYEPAFADISYAFTVALRRANLSYRSPSVPPPVKKERSLPWWDDMRNYVHGNITLSFSESKWDILATTNPYESLDKLQIVTGPIELRQSDGRVFVNAKDFKIKLSSLESLISRHSLKVPVGTSRAAFIEAPLFNLEVTMDWECESGDSLNHYLYAFPTEGKPREKVFDPFRSTSLSLRWNFSLRPEKFHQSSSGTEQSTDTGTVYSSQDKPETPTMNLGAHDLAWILKFWGLMYYPPHKLRSFSRWPRFGVARVARSGNLSLDKVMTEFMLRVDATPSLISYMPWDSDDPARGLTFNMAKLKYELCYSRGKQNYTFECKRDVLDLVYQGLDLHVPKAFINKDVHPSIALRKSTQSALIDRIPCGKNRKRDEKHRDEGFLLSCDYFTIRRQAPKADPERLLAWQEAGRRNLEMTYVRSEFENGSESDEHIRSDPSDDDGYNVVIADNCQRVFVYGLKLLWTIANRDAVWSFVGAISKAFEPAKPSPSRQYTQRKITEESQKESCQETHQGETMKSSASPGRNIPSQPMEMAGPLSSPSHSVKIEKSYDRADLGKVENSESEEEGTRHFMVNVIEPQFNLHSEEANGRFLLAAVSGRVLARSFNSIMRVGVEVIEQALGTGSVQIPECNPEMTWTRMEISVMLKHVQAHVAPTDVDPGAGLQWLPKIRKNSPKVKRTGALLERVFMPCDMYLRYTRHKGGNPDLKVKPLKELTFNSHNITATMTSRQFQVMLDVLTNLLFARLPKPRKSSLQCPTEDEDVEEEADEVVPYGVEEVELAKINLEEKERARKLLLDDIRKLSHCSDSMADTHMEREGELWMISTRKSTLVKGLKKELLHAQKSRKVASASLRMALQKAAQLRLMEKEKNKSPSYAMCISLQFNKVVWSMIVDGKSFAEAEINDMIYDFYRDYKDIGVARFTTKSFVVRNCLPLAKSDMLLSAWNPPSEWGNFICRNFMLHVDAKQGAPKDGHYPLELFHVAIYPLRIHLTETMYRMMWEYFFPEEEQDSQRRQEVWKISTTAGSKRVKKGLVSHESSTTSHSNVEASRGSSAGLSQSNADSVQKSNTLSLRSSTGGFGQELRRTSSFDRTWEENVAQSVANELVLQAHSCTVSSSVEQQEDSSKQKIKETKPVKPGRSSHEEKKAGKSRPRKMMEFHNIKISQVELQVTYEGSRFVVNDLKLLMDTFDHVEFTGTWRRLFSRVKKHIIWGVLKSVTGMQGKKFKDKSQINRGITENDLNLSDNDHTGKPVTLFKRQSDGAGEGFVTSVKGLFNTQRRKAKAFVLRTMRGEAENDFHGEWSDSDVEFSPFARQLTITKTKKLIRRHTKKLRPRSQRGSTSQQRESLPSSSREVTAFESDCSSGSSPYEDFKD; encoded by the exons ATGTATGATTGT CTTTTTAGAGAAGCTGAGTCCTCTGTTGTGGAGATTATGAAAGTTGATGTGGTCTCTTTTATCTACATCCCAATTCAG CCGGTTCTGCCTATTAGAGCTGAAGTTGATATAAAGCTGGGAGGTACACGATGCAACCTATTCATCTCTAGGCTACAGCCATGGTTGCGTCTTCATttcttgaaaaagaaaaaactggtGCTACAAGGTCCCACTCACACACTCGGTAAATCAAAAGCTGCTGATACGAAAGCCATTATGTGGACAGGCACAGTTTCAGCCCCTGAGATGACTGTTATGCTATATGGTATTGATGGTTCGCCTATGTATCAT TTTTGTTCGCAGTCGTCGCATGTGTTTGCAAATAACATTTCGAGTACGGGCACAGCAGTTCATGTTGAACTTGGTGAATTGAATCTGCATCTGGCAGATGAGTACCAGGAATGCTTTAAAGAAAACCTTTTCGGAATAGAGCCGAACTCTGGTTCGTTAATGCATATAGCAAAGCTTAGCTTGGATTGGGGAAGAAGTGACAGGACATCATCTGACGAAGTTGGTTGCAGAAGTAAATTGGTACTCTCAGTAGACGTGACTGGAATGGGTATTTACTTTTCTTTCAAGCGTGTTGAATCCCTCATAACAAATGCTATGTCCTTCAAAGCTCTCTTCAAGACATTATCTGTTTCCGGAAAAAAGATGAATCAAACGGGAGGAGTGCAACCATCCAAAGGATCTGGGAAAGGAACTAGGCTTGTGAACCTGAATCTTGAACGTTGCTGTGTGAATTTCTGTGACGATACAGGATTGGACAACACACTTATTGACGATCCTAAAACCGTCAATTATGGATCACAAGGTGGCCGAGTTACGTTTAGTTCATTGGCTGATGGCAGACTACGCACAGCGAGCATTCAGTCTACTGCTTCTAAAGAGTGTAAAAGACTGAAGTACTCGGTCTCTCTGGAAATATCACATTTTAGACTTTGTCTCAACAAGGATAAACACTCAACGCAAATGGAACTTGGAAGAGCAATGTCTATCTACCAGGAATATTTGGAGGAGCATAAACCTTGTTCAAAGGTCAAGTTGTTTGATATGCACAACGCGAAGCTTGTACGTCGATCTGGTGGTCTCAATGAAATAGGTGTCTGTTCTCTTTTCAGTGCTACTGATATTTCACTGGGTTGGGAACCTGACGTCCATCTGTCTTTCTATGAACTGTTTTTGCGGTTGAAATCCCTGGTTTTTGCACAAAGGCTTAAAGAACATGAAAGGGAATGCATCTCTAGTGTGAAAGATGGTGGCACGGGTGAAGAAATAAATCTGTCCAATTCTGTTGACAAGCAGAAGAAAAAGGAATCTATGTTTGCTATTGATGTGGAAACGTTGACAATATCAGCTGAGGTAGGAGATGGGGTAGAGGTTAAATTGGAGGCACAATCAATATTTTCTGAGAATGCCTGTATAGGAGTGCTTCTTGAGGGGCTTATACTTGCTTTTAATGGATCTCGAGTGTTTAAAACTACAAGAATGCAAATATCAAGAGTTCCTTCTGCCTCGTCGAGTTTATCTGATGCAGTCCCTGTAATGACAGGTGGTCCTTGGGACTGGGTAGTACAAGGGCTTGATGTGCATATTTGCATGCCACACAAACTGCAGTTGCGTGCCATAGATGATTCGATTGAAGACATGTTGCGAGCCTTGAGACTTATAACTGTAGCGAAAGGTAAAAACATTTTTCCAGGAAAGAGAGAAACCTCGAAGCCTAAGAGTAAGAAATCTAGTCCAAAATTTGGCCGCATAAGATTTTGCATACGCAGGCTTACCGCAGATATTGAGGAAGAACCAATTCAGGGTTGGCTTGATGAACACTATCATCTGGTTAAGAAGGAAGCTTGCGAGTTGGCTGTCAGATTGAAATTTCTTGAagattttattcacaaaactaCTCAGTCTTCTAAAGGTGCTGAAACAAGTGATCCTTCAGATGAAAGAAAGATGCTTTTTGATGGGGTTGAAATTGATGTCAAGGATCCTTTAGCTATTAACAAAGTCAAGGATGAGATTCATAAACGGTCTTTTCAATCGTATTATCAAGCATGTCAGGGTTTAGCTCCCTCAGAGGGTTCCGGTGCCTGTAGGGAAGGGTTTCAGGCAGGTTTTAAGCCAAGTGCTGCTAGAACCTCTCTTCTCTCTGTTTGTGCCACAGATTTTGATTTAAGCTTGACGGCAGTTCATGGTGGTGATGTTGGTTTGATGGAAGTCTTAAAGAAGCTTGATCCTATTTGTCAAGAAAATGACGTACCCTTTTCTCGGTTATATGGAAGCAACGTTGACTTGAAAACTGGAAGTTTGGTAGTTCAGCTAAGAAATTACACACTCCCTCTTCTCTCTGGCACTTCTGGCAAATGTGAAGGTCGTATTGTACTTGCTCAGCAG GCAACGTGTTTTCAACCACAAATTTCGCAAGACGTATATGTAGGAAGATGGAGAAAAGTGCGAATGTTCCGGTCAGCAACTGGCACAACTCCGCCGATGAAGACCTACTCAGATCTGCGCATACACTTTCAACAAGGACAAGTTTCCTTTGGAGTTGGATATGAACCGGCGTTTGCAGACATTAGCTATGCTTTCACAGTGGCTCTTCGTAGGGCTAATCTGAGTTATAGGAGTCCAAGTGTTCCACCTCCCGTTAAAAAAGAACGAAGCTTACCTTGGTGGGATGATATGAGAAACTATGTTCATGGCAATATCACTTTATCTTTTTCTGAATCAAAGTGGGATATTCTTGCTACAACAAATCCGTATGAGAGTCTTGATAAACTTCAAATAGTGACTGGTCCTATTGAACTTCGGCAGTCAGATGGTCGCGTGTTTGTCAATGCTAAAGACTTTAAGATAAAACTGAGCAGTCTGGAGAGTTTGATTAGCCGACACTCTTTAAAAGTTCCAGTCGGCACCTCTAGAGCTGCATTTATTGAAGCCCCTTTGTTTAATCTCGAAGTTACAATGGACTGGGAATGCGAGTCTGGGGATTCTTTGAATCATTACCTATATGCATTTCCAACTGAAGGAAAGCCTcgtgaaaaggtttttgatcCGTTCAGATCAACATCACTCTCGCTTCGGTGGAATTTCTCCCTTAGACCGGAGAAATTTCACCAGTCTTCCTCAGGTACAGAGCAGTCAACAGACACTGGAACTGTCTATAGCTCGCAAGACAAGCCTGAGACACCCACAATGAATCTTGGAGCTCATGATTTGGCATGGATACTTAAGTTCTGGGGTTTGATGTACTATCCTCCTCACAAGTTACGTTCTTTCTCCAGATGGCCTAGGTTTGGTGTCGCCAGAGTTGCAAGATCAGGAAACTTATCTCTAGATAAGGTTATGACGGAATTTATGCTCCGTGTAGATGCCACTCCTTCCCTGATCAGTTACATGCCTTGGGACTCTGATGATCCTGCCAGAGGATTGACGTTTAACATGGCAAAGCTAAAATACGAATTATGCTATAGTCGTGGGAAGCAGAACTATACATTTGAATGCAAGCGAGATGTGCTTGACCTTGTATATCAAGGTCTTGATCTTCACGTGCCTAAGGCTTTTATTAACAAAGATGTGCATCCTTCCATTGCTTTGAGGAAAAGCACTCAAAGTGCTTTGATAGACAGAATACCCTGTGGAAAGAATCGCAAGAGGGATGAGAAGCATCGCGATGAAGGTTTTCTATTGTCGTGTGATTATTTTACAATCAGAAGGCAGGCCCCAAAAGCTGATCCGGAAAGGCTATTAGCTTGGCAAGAGGCTGGAAGAAGAAATCTTGAGATGACATATGTGCGGTCTGAATTTGAAAACGGAAGCGAGAGTGATGAACACATACGATCAGACCCTAGTGATGATGATGGATACAATGTTGTCATTGCTGACAATTGTCAACGGGTCTTTGTTTATGGCCTGAAACTCCTGTGGACCATTGCGAACAGAGATGCTGTTTGGTCTTTTGTTGGTGCAATATCGAAAGCATTTGAGCCTGCCAAACCTTCTCCGTCGCGTCAGTATACACAGAGGAAGATTACTGAAGAAAGCCAAAAAGAATCTTGTCAAGAAACGCATCAAGGGGAAACGATGAAGTCTTCTGCTAGTCCTGGAAGAAATATCCCTTCACAGCCTATGGAGATGGCAGGACCTCTTTCATCACCGTCACACTCGGTGAAAATTGAGAAATCATATGACAGAGCTG ATCTAGGTAAAGTTGAGAACAGTGAATCTGAGGAAGAAGGCACTCGTCATTTCATGGTGAATGTCATCGAGCCACAGTTTAATCTTCACTCTGAAGAAGCTAAT GGACGCTTTCTGCTTGCTGCTGTTAGTGGCCGTGTTCTAGCACGATCGTTTAATTCCATCATGCGTGTTGGTGTAGAAGTGATTGAACAGGCTCTAGGCACTGGAAGTGTCCAGATTCCAGAATGTAATCCTGAAATGACATGGACACGGATGGAAATTTCTGTAATGTTAAAGCATGTGCAGGCTCATGTTGCTCCGACTGATGTTGACCCGGGTGCTGGATTGCAGTGGCTCCCAAAAATTCGTAAAAACTCGCCAAAGGTGAAACGTACTGGGGCTTTACTTGAAAGAGTCTTCATGCCTTGTGACATGTACCTTAGGTATACAAGACACAAAGGTGGAAATCCTGATTTAAAG GTGAAACCACTAAAAGAACTCACTTTCAATTCACACAATATAACCGCTACGATGACTTCTCGGCAATTCCAGGTTATGCTGGATGTTCTGACTAATCTTCTCTTTGCAAGGCTTCCAAA GCCTCGGAAAAGTAGTCTCCAATGTCCCACTGAAGATGAAGATGTTGAAGAGGAGGCTGATGAAGTAGTTCCATATGGAGTTGAAGAAGTAGAGCTTGCAAAAATTAACCTTGAAGAAAAAGAGCGAGCACGAAAATTGCTTCTTGATGATATTAGAAAACTGTCTCATTGTTCCGACAGTATGGCTGACACACATATGGAAAGGGAAGGTGAATTGTGGATGATTAGTACCAGAAAATCCACACTG gtGAAAGGATTAAAGAAAGAGCTCTTACATGCACAGAAGTCTAGAAAGGTGGCTTCTGCATCTCTAAGAATGGCGCTACAGAAGGCTGCACAGCTGCGACTGATggagaaagaaaagaacaaaaGTCCATCATATGCTATGTGTATTTCCTTGCAATTCAATAAGGTTGTTTGGAGCATGATTGTAGACGGTAAATCCTTTGCTGAAGCAGAGATAAATGACATG ATTTATGACTTTTATCGGGATTACAAAGACATTGGAGTTGCTCGATTCACCACCAAGTCCTTTGTTGTGAGGAACTGTTTGCCTCTTGCAAAGTCGGATATGCTTTTATCAGCGTGGAATCCTCCAAGCGAGTGGGGAAA TTTTATTTGCAGGAATTTTATGCTACATGTTGATGCAAAGCAAGGAGCACCAAAAGATGGACACTATCCTCTTGAGCTTTTCCAT GTTGCGATTTACCCCCTGAGGATTCATTTAACAGAAACAATGTACAGAATGATGTGGGAGTATTTCTTCCCAGAGGAAGAGCAAGATTCCCAAAGGCGACAG GAAGTTTGGAAAATTTCGACAACAGCTGGTTCGAAACGTGTGAAGAAAGGGTTAGTAAGTCATGAATCTTCTACAACTAGTCACTCCAATGTTGAAGCATCTCGGGGGAGTTCTGCAGGGCTGTCACAAAGCAATGCTGACTCTGTTCAA AAATCAAATACTCTCAGCCTCAGGTCTAGCACGGGTGGTTTTGGTCAGGAGTTGAGAAGAACATCTTCTTTTGATAGGACCTGGGAAGAAAATGTAGCACAATCCGTAGCCAATGAACTCGTTCTACAAGCTCACTCTTGCACCGTGTCATCTTCCGTTGAACAACAGGAGGATTCCTCTAAACAGAAGATCAAAGAGACAAAACCTGTCAAGCCTGGCCGCTCTTCTCATGAAGAAAAGAAAGCTGGAAAATCTAGGCCTAGAAAGATGATGGAGTTTCACAACATCAAAATAAGCCAG GTGGAGCTTCAAGTGACCTATGAGGGCTCAAGATTTGTTGTAAATGACCTCAAGTTGCTGATGGATACATTTGACCATGTTGAGTTCACTGGGACTTGGAGAAGACTGTTTTCTCGTGTTAAAAAACACATCATCTGGGGAGTACTGAAGTCTGTTACAGGAATGCAG GGGAAGAAATTCAAAGACAAATCACAGATTAACCGTGGGATTACTGAGAATGACCTTAATCTAAGTGACAATGATCACACGGGGAAACCAGTGACGTTGTTTAAGCGTCAAAGTGATGGAGCAGGGGAGGGATTTGTTACTTCTGTTAAAGGACTATTCAACACGCAAAGGCGCAAAGCCAAAGCATTTGTGTTGAGAACTATGAGAGGTGAAGCAGAGAATGATTTCCACGGGGAGTGGAGTGACAGTGATGTAGAATTCTCTCCTTTTGCTCGGCAATTAACTATAACGAAAACTAAGAAGCTCATCAGACGTCACACTAAGAAACTACGTCCAAGATCTCAAAGAG GTTCGACTTCTCAGCAAAGAGAATCACTTCCATCATCATCCAGAGAGGTTACTGCATTTGAAAGTGATTGTTCAAGTGGATCTTCACCGTACGAAGATTTTAAAGATTAA